In Leptotrichia sp. OH3620_COT-345, the sequence TAAATGAAAATAAAATATAAATTTTAATTATATGGAGGAAAAAAAGGATGGCAAAAGCTAAATTTGAGAGAAGTAAACCACACGTAAACGTAGGGACAATAGGACACGTAGACCACGGTAAGACAACGACA encodes:
- a CDS encoding GTP-binding protein, which gives rise to MAKAKFERSKPHVNVGTIGHVDHGKTTT